Proteins encoded in a region of the Acipenser ruthenus chromosome 11, fAciRut3.2 maternal haplotype, whole genome shotgun sequence genome:
- the LOC117426789 gene encoding uncharacterized protein LOC117426789 isoform X40: protein MVEERPERDFAEKGSRSASTLSAATLASLGGSSSRRGSGDTSISADTEASIREIKDIHELKDQIQDVESRYMQGLKEMKDSLAEVEEKYRKAMVSNAQLDNEKSNFMFQVDTMKDSLMELEEQLAETRRELDEKVKEHERERHAHSVLQFQFNEMKENLRQSEELLAEIRQLKLKQESSVREVSDLQETIEWKDKKIGALERQKEYFDVIRTERDELRDEIVLLQDVIKKHGIVLGAELTTNGEVGNTVLDSTVHADSVKRSVPDSTPVLQTPGDGLIGKATEVEMKISLLADVGNKEILQSAGDEAEKQESLDDDAETQEGHVGEKAEENLAENEQLASVPSDDILNDPGDVQQREQSDIASQASSYLLETAETDSTLGSNAIAQSSVDDINQNDIHEHSPVLELTYSVDNGIVEANSLIAEGEIMSERETEVINREDEGGKEVVQVIITGPDDDMESETEQDLSDKEAETTEKGNSDGQQSVQSAEEMRIEGGETKTQEESLNSNKEESITGSAVTDKVSDEENAEHEVAQDPTEKVDEANSTGKERVQKAADSYIEGKETQEESDVKQLTEEVEVEGLVKVLGEGNAEKVEHEMAPGPTEKVDEANCTGEERVQTAKGTNIEGKETREESLDRTNLEGSTATEGDVKQVTEKVEVKDLVKGEVLGEGDAIYEQGEIDVLVEEKEPVASTGNKEKVEHEIAPGPSEKVDEANCTGEGRVPKAEDTHIEGKETQEESIDSTNVKQITEKVEVEGLAVDKVLEEEKMIPEEGEVDKIMENKEPGASTGSEEKVEHEIAQGPTEKVEEKVNHAGDDRVRSAEDINTKGTQDENIDSTDIMEITVTEGDVKQVTEKVGDESLVQLEKTGITGECQEELDSDVVKSKDGSSCEVQKEHEEQEEVTMETKAEQIKEEVTRESVTPSLEHGQESGEIEGSENAPQSIAIGEPETLCNDSTVMEEVTVRSDIQAGNEKQEFVSLETETKQEEVVLAGDGMTPTMDHHELDSEDKGVSEEALPHRPEDEPEVSCESDTTNNNVEGMTDENDSKEKHGEDLTASCFVEEVDQGEVSIPLEDKGGDIEEAKNEVGNSSQKDEGEGLKQDDLKEDSEKKVQSQKTEDQNKEDKLENETNLKSRTAAEQGVEGIANVETVQENIMGRVIAQGSGDDVKEEPLFGGEGQKVISEDYIKTIEEETRTVNKEVKGTESQNIDPAVVKDVFESKGETIVQCEICVEKVEVELDHQDNYLDEEIHPENLETVGTVAEDSKPSDNSELAPADKVVSQSTVEVETLKDEKINQGLEPTITAADNIKSECMLPDGSEQEKTDELIGKDETVIQQTTADISEDAILEEMATAEKKVDVFNLEKERESKDQKHEHQDEAQEVKQEVTSKEEVKEKSTEKVEENIPDDIQEKEQAPAKEEKQDETQLTQKEEEKGEAEEEEEEEEEGEEDNEEDEEGEKFEFDDEVGQDLEESDQKVCLEDPLKEKETQQQGAETNDSSPVTKTDSQDKEQRSEKGDVDQLKTQDSESEKTGGEQNQKEMEEVCSAGSQGSVKESGERGQQGEDGNKQGDIGRELEKELGEGTKRQSISEDSVGEPVGQTPDSVQDTEDSKSGSTEDLGKQDAAKGSKKGKGKNKDDCRIS, encoded by the exons ATG GTTGAAGAAAGACCGGAGAGGGACTTTGCCGAAAAG GGATCCCGCAGCGCTTCCACCCTATCGGCTGCGACTCTTGCCTCTTTGGGCGGGTCTTCCTCCCGGAGAGGAAGTGGAGACACCTCGATCTCGGCCGATACAGAAGCCTCGATCCGAGAGATTAAG GATATTCATGAGCTAAAGGACCAGATTCAGGATGTGGAGAGCAGATACATGCAGGGGCTCAAAGAAATGAAG GACTCCCTGGCCGAGGTCGAGGAGAAGTACAGGAAGGCCATGGTGTCCAACGCCCAGCTGGACAACGAGAAGTCCAACTTCATGTTCCAGGTGGACACCATGAAGGACTCTCTGATGGAGCTGGAGGAGCAGCTGGCTGAGACAAGGAGAGAGTTAGACGAGAAGGTTaag GAACATGAAAGAGAAAGACACGCCCACTCTGTGTTACAATTCCAGTTTAACGAGATGAAAGAAAACCTCAGACAGAGTGAAGAATTGTTAGCT GAAATTCGGCAGCTGAAACTGAAGCAGGAGAGCTCTGTTAGAGAGGTTTCAGACTTGCAGGAAACCATCGAATGGAAGGATAAAAAGATAGGG GCGTTAGAGAGGCAGAAGGAATATTTTGATGTGATCCGGACTGAGCGTGATGAGCTCAGAGACGAGATTGTCTTGCTCCAGGATGTAATAAAG AAACATGGGATAGTCCTAGGCGCAGAGCTGACAACCAATGGAGAAGTGGGTAACACAGTTCTTGACAGCACAGTCCACGCTGACTCTGTGAAGCGATCAGTGCCGGACTCCACTCCAGTTCTGCAGACTCCTGGGGATGGGCTAATCG GCAAAGCCACGGAGGTGGAGATGAAAATTTCGCTTTTGGCGGATGTTGGAAATAAAGAGATCTTGCAGAGCGCCGGGGACGAGGCTGAAAAGCAGGAGAGCTTGGATGATGATGCTGAGACACAGGAAGGGCATGTCGGTGAAAAGGCAGAAGAGAATTTGGCTGAAAATGAACAGTTGGCGTCAGTGCCTAGTGATGACATACTAAATGATCCAGGGGATGTTCAGCAACGGGAACAGAGTGACATTGCCAGTCAGGCCTCTAGTTATTTGCTTGAGACCGCAGAGACTGACAGTACCTTAGGCAGTAATGCAATTGCTCAGAGCTCAGTTGATGACATAAATCAAAATGACATTCACGAGCACAGTCCAGTTCTTGAGCTGACATACAGTGTAGACAATGGAATTGTAGAGGCCAACAGTCTGATAGCAGAAGGAGAGATCATGAGTGAGAGGGAAACAGAAGTGATTAACAGGGAGGATGAAGGAGGCAAGGAAGTGGTGCAGGTAATAATAACAGGACCAGATGATGATATGGAAAGTGAGACTGAGCAAGACCTTTCCGATAAAGAAGCTGAAACTACTGAAAAGGGTAATAGCGATGGTCAACAAAGTGTTCAGAGTGCAGAGGAGATGAGAATAGAGGGCGGTGAGACTAAAACCCAAGAAGAAAGCTTAAACAGTAACAAGGAAGAGTCAATAACAGGGAGTGCTGTTACTGACAAAGTTTCAGATGAAGAGAATGCAGAGCATGAAGTTGCTCAGGATCCTACAGAAAAAGTTGATGAAGCTAATAGTACTGGTAAGGAAAGAGTTCAGAAAGCCGCGGATTCCTATATTGAAGGCAAAGAAACACAAGAAGAGAGTGATGTAAAGCAATTAACAGAAGAAGTAGAAGTCGAAGGTTTAGTAAAAGTTTTGGGTGAAGGGAATGCGGAAAAGGTTGAGCATGAAATGGCTCCTGGTCCTACAGAAAAAGTTGATGAAGCTAATTGTACTGGTGAGGAAAGAGTTCAGACTGCCAAGGGTACCAATATAGAAGGCAAAGAAACACGAGAGGAAAGCCTAGACAGAACAAATCTTGAGGGAAGTACAGCAACAGAGGGTGATGTAAAACAAGTAACAGAAAAAGTAGAGGTCAAAGATTTGGTAAAAGGTGAAGTTTTGGGTGAAGGGGATGCGATTTATGAGCAGGGAGAAATAGATGTACTGGTGGAAGAAAAGGAGCCAGTGGCAAGTACAGGAAATAAGGAAAAGGTTGAGCATGAAATTGCTCCTGGTCCTTCAGAAAAAGTTGATGAAGCTAATTGTACTGGTGAGGGAAGAGTTCCGAAAGCAGAGGATACCCATATTGAAGGCAAAGAAACACAAGAGGAAAGCATAGACAGCACAAATGTGAAACAAATAACAGAAAAAGTAGAGGTTGAAGGTTTGGCAGTGGACAAAGTTTTGGAGGAAGAGAAGATGATTCCTGAGGAGGGAGAAGTAGATAAAATAATGGAGAACAAGGAGCCAGGGGCAAGTACAGGATCTGAGGAAAAGGTTGAACATGAAATTGCTCAGGGTCCTACAGAAAAAGTTGAAGAAAAAGTGAATCATGCTGGTGACGACAGAGTTAGGAGTGCTGAGGATATCAATACAAAAGGAACACAAGATGAAAACATAGACAGCACCGATATTATGGAAATTACAGTGACAGAGGGTGATGTAAAACAGGTAACAGAAAAAGTAGGGGATGAAAGTTTGGTTCAGTTAGAGAAGACAGGCATTACGGGTGAGTGCCAGGAGGAGTTGGATAGTGATGTAGTGAAGAGCAAAGACGGAAGTTCATGTGAGGTTCAGAAGGAGCACGAGGAACAGGAAGAGGTTACCATGGAAACCAAAGCAGAGCAGATAAAAGAGGAAGTGACCAGGGAATCTGTGACACCTTCCTTAGAACATGGGCAGGAATCCGGGGAGATTGAGGGTAGTGAAAATGCCCCACAAAGTATTGCGATTGGAGAACCAGAGACTTTATGCAATGACAGCACAGTCATGGAGGAGGTGACTGTGAGATCAGACATCCAGGCTGGCAATGAGAAACAAGAATTTGTTTCTTTAGAGACTGAAACAAAGCAGGAAGAAGTGGTCCTAGCAGGAGATGGAATGACCCCAACCATGGACCACCATGAGCTGGATTCCGAGGACAAAGGTGTAAGTGAGGAAGCCTTACCACACAGACCTGAGGATGAACCAGAAGTTAGTTGTGAAAGTGACACAACCAACAACAATGTAGAAGGAATGACTGATGAGAATGACAGTAAAGAAAAGCATGGAGAAGATTTGACGGCTTCGTGTTTTGTAGAAGAAGTAGACCAAGGAGAAGTCTCAATACCTCTGGAAGATAAGGGTGGAGATATTGAGGAAGCCAAGAACGAGGTAGGCAACAGCAGCCAAAAGGATGAAGGAGAAGGACTTAAACAAGACGACTTGAAGGAAGATTCTGAAAAGAAAGTGCAGAGTCAGAAAACTGAAGACCAAAACAAAGAAGATAAACTTGAAAATGAAACCAATTTAAAAAGTCGGACTGCAGCAGAGCAGGGTGTTGAAGGAATAGCAAATGTTGAAACTGTACAGGAAAATATCATGGGTAGAGTCATAGCTCAAGGGTCTGGAGATGATGTAAAAGAGGAACCTTTGTTTGGTGGAGAGGGTCAAAAAGTAATTTCAGAAGACTACATTAAGACCATTGAAGAAGAAACGAGAACTGTAAACAAGGAAGTGAAGGGAACAGAGAGTCAAAACATAGATCCAGCAGTTGTTAAAGACGTCTTTGAGTCTAAGGGAGAAACAATAGTTCAGTGTGAAATCTGTGTGGAGAAAGTAGAGGTTGAACTTGACCACCAAGACAATTATTTAGATGAAGAAATACACCCTGAGAACCTTGAAACAGTTGGCACTGTCGCAGAGGATAGTAAACCCAGTGATAACTCTGAACTGGCACCAGCAGACAAAGTGGTGTCACAAAGTACCGTAGAAGTAGAGACCCTTAAAGATGAGAAAATCAATCAGGGTCTTGAGCCAACAATCACAGCGGCAGATAATATCAAATCAGAATGTATGTTGCCTGATGGCAGTGAGCAGGAGAAAACTGATGAACTGATTGGCAAAGATGAAACAGTCATTCAGCAAACTACAGCCGATATAAGCGAAGATGCTATATTGGAGGAAATGGCTACTGCTGAGAAGAAAGTTGATGTATTTAATttggagaaagaaagagagagtaAAGACCAGAAACATGAACACCAAGACGAGGCCCAGGAAGTGAAGCAAGAGGTAACTTCAAAAGAAGAGGTAAAAGAAAAGAGTACGGAAAAAGTGGAGGAGAACATTCCTGACGACATCCAAGAAAAAGAGCAAGCACCTGCTAAAGAGGAAAAGCAGGATGAGACACAGCTCACACAAAAGGAAGAGGAGAAAGGcgaggcagaggaggaggaggaggaggaggaggagggggaagagGACAATGAGGAAGACGAGGAAGGAGAGAAATTCGAGTTTGATGATGAAGTGGGACAGGATTTGGAGGAATCGGATCAGAAAGTTTGCCTAGAAGATCCACTTAAGGAAAAAGAGACACAGCAACAGGGTGCTGAAACAAACGATAGTAGTCCTGTGACCAAGACTGATAGTCAAGATAAAGAACAAAGAAGTGAGAAGGGAGATGTAGATCAGCTTAAAACTCAAGATTCAGAAAGTGAAAAGACAGGGGGAGAGCAAAACCAAAAGGAAATGGAGGAGGTGTGTTCTGCTGGTAGTCAGGGAAGTGTGAAGGAGTCGGGAGAGAGAGGGCAGCAGGGTGAGGACGGGAACAAGCAAGGGGACATAGGGAGGGAGCTCGAGAAGGAGCTGGGAGAGGGTACGAAAAGGCAAAGTATCTCTGAAGACAGTGTAGGGGAACCCGTGGGGCAGACACCAGACAGCGTACAGGATACGGAGGACAGCAAGTCAGGAAGTACTGAGGATCTTGGAAAGCAAGATGCAGCCAAGGGGAGTAAGAAAGGAAAGGGGAAAAATAAGGATGATTGTCGGATATCATGA
- the LOC117426789 gene encoding uncharacterized protein LOC117426789 isoform X30 gives MGTQGPGRKRNPNRDRLTAEDDALNVIAREAESRLAAKRAARAEARDIRMKELERQQKEIYQVQKKYYGLDNKWGDIEQWMEDSERYSRRARRNTSMSDDDERMSVGSRGSLRSDFDSAAAYGGAGSPKDRPKKKKKSSKAVEERPERDFAEKGSRSASTLSAATLASLGGSSSRRGSGDTSISADTEASIREIKDIHELKDQIQDVESRYMQGLKEMKDSLAEVEEKYRKAMVSNAQLDNEKSNFMFQVDTMKDSLMELEEQLAETRRELDEKVKEHERERHAHSVLQFQFNEMKENLRQSEELLAEIRQLKLKQESSVREVSDLQETIEWKDKKIGALERQKEYFDVIRTERDELRDEIVLLQDVIKKHGIVLGAELTTNGEVGNTVLDSTVHADSVKRSVPDSTPVLQTPGDGLIGKATEVEMKISLLADVGNKEILQSAGDEAEKQESLDDDAETQEGHVGEKAEENLAENEQLASVPSDDILNDPGDVQQREQSDIASQASSYLLETAETDSTLGSNAIAQSSVDDINQNDIHEHSPVLELTYSVDNGIVEANSLIAEGEIMSERETEVINREDEGGKEVVQVIITGPDDDMESETEQDLSDKEAETTEKGNSDGQQSVQSAEEMRIEGGETKTQEESLNSNKEESITGSAVTDKVSDEENAEHEVAQDPTEKVDEANSTGKERVQKAADSYIEGKETQEESDVKQLTEEVEVEGLVKVLGEGNAEKVEHEMAPGPTEKVDEANCTGEERVQTAKGTNIEGKETREESLDRTNLEGSTATEGDVKQVTEKVEVKDLVKGEVLGEGDAIYEQGEIDVLVEEKEPVASTGNKEKVEHEIAPGPSEKVDEANCTGEGRVPKAEDTHIEGKETQEESIDSTNVKQITEKVEVEGLAVDKVLEEEKMIPEEGEVDKIMENKEPGASTGSEEKVEHEIAQGPTEKVEEKVNHAGDDRVRSAEDINTKGTQDENIDSTDIMEITVTEGDVKQVTEKVGDESLVQLEKTGITGECQEELDSDVVKSKDGSSCEVQKEHEEQEEVTMETKAEQIKEEVTRESVTPSLEHGQESGEIEGSENAPQSIAIGEPETLCNDSTVMEEVTVRSDIQAGNEKQEFVSLETETKQEEVVLAGDGMTPTMDHHELDSEDKGVSEEALPHRPEDEPEVSCESDTTNNNVEGMTDENDSKEKHGEDLTASCFVEEVDQGEVSIPLEDKGGDIEEAKNEVGNSSQKDEGEGLKQDDLKEDSEKKVQSQKTEDQNKEDKLENETNLKSRTAAEQGVEGIANVETVQENIMGRVIAQGSGDDVKEEPLFGGEGQKVISEDYIKTIEEETRTVNKEVKGTESQNIDPAVVKDVFESKGETIVQCEICVEKVEVELDHQDNYLDEEIHPENLETVGTVAEDSKPSDNSELAPADKVVSQSTVEVETLKDEKINQGLEPTITAADNIKSECMLPDGSEQEKTDELIGKDETVIQQTTADISEDAILEEMATAEKKVDVFNLEKERESKDQKHEHQDEAQEVKQEVTSKEEVKEKSTEKVEENIPDDIQEKEQAPAKEEKQDETQLTQKEEEKGEAEEEEEEEEEGEEDNEEDEEGEKFEFDDEVGQDLEESDQKVCLEDPLKEKETQQQGAETNDSSPVTKTDSQDKEQRSEKGDVDQLKTQDSESEKTGGEQNQKEMEEVCSAGSQGSVKESGERGQQGEDGNKQGDIGRELEKELGEGTKRQSISEDSVGEPVGQTPDSVQDTEDSKSGSTEDLGKQDAAKGSKKGKGKNKDDCRIS, from the exons GTTGAAGAAAGACCGGAGAGGGACTTTGCCGAAAAG GGATCCCGCAGCGCTTCCACCCTATCGGCTGCGACTCTTGCCTCTTTGGGCGGGTCTTCCTCCCGGAGAGGAAGTGGAGACACCTCGATCTCGGCCGATACAGAAGCCTCGATCCGAGAGATTAAG GATATTCATGAGCTAAAGGACCAGATTCAGGATGTGGAGAGCAGATACATGCAGGGGCTCAAAGAAATGAAG GACTCCCTGGCCGAGGTCGAGGAGAAGTACAGGAAGGCCATGGTGTCCAACGCCCAGCTGGACAACGAGAAGTCCAACTTCATGTTCCAGGTGGACACCATGAAGGACTCTCTGATGGAGCTGGAGGAGCAGCTGGCTGAGACAAGGAGAGAGTTAGACGAGAAGGTTaag GAACATGAAAGAGAAAGACACGCCCACTCTGTGTTACAATTCCAGTTTAACGAGATGAAAGAAAACCTCAGACAGAGTGAAGAATTGTTAGCT GAAATTCGGCAGCTGAAACTGAAGCAGGAGAGCTCTGTTAGAGAGGTTTCAGACTTGCAGGAAACCATCGAATGGAAGGATAAAAAGATAGGG GCGTTAGAGAGGCAGAAGGAATATTTTGATGTGATCCGGACTGAGCGTGATGAGCTCAGAGACGAGATTGTCTTGCTCCAGGATGTAATAAAG AAACATGGGATAGTCCTAGGCGCAGAGCTGACAACCAATGGAGAAGTGGGTAACACAGTTCTTGACAGCACAGTCCACGCTGACTCTGTGAAGCGATCAGTGCCGGACTCCACTCCAGTTCTGCAGACTCCTGGGGATGGGCTAATCG GCAAAGCCACGGAGGTGGAGATGAAAATTTCGCTTTTGGCGGATGTTGGAAATAAAGAGATCTTGCAGAGCGCCGGGGACGAGGCTGAAAAGCAGGAGAGCTTGGATGATGATGCTGAGACACAGGAAGGGCATGTCGGTGAAAAGGCAGAAGAGAATTTGGCTGAAAATGAACAGTTGGCGTCAGTGCCTAGTGATGACATACTAAATGATCCAGGGGATGTTCAGCAACGGGAACAGAGTGACATTGCCAGTCAGGCCTCTAGTTATTTGCTTGAGACCGCAGAGACTGACAGTACCTTAGGCAGTAATGCAATTGCTCAGAGCTCAGTTGATGACATAAATCAAAATGACATTCACGAGCACAGTCCAGTTCTTGAGCTGACATACAGTGTAGACAATGGAATTGTAGAGGCCAACAGTCTGATAGCAGAAGGAGAGATCATGAGTGAGAGGGAAACAGAAGTGATTAACAGGGAGGATGAAGGAGGCAAGGAAGTGGTGCAGGTAATAATAACAGGACCAGATGATGATATGGAAAGTGAGACTGAGCAAGACCTTTCCGATAAAGAAGCTGAAACTACTGAAAAGGGTAATAGCGATGGTCAACAAAGTGTTCAGAGTGCAGAGGAGATGAGAATAGAGGGCGGTGAGACTAAAACCCAAGAAGAAAGCTTAAACAGTAACAAGGAAGAGTCAATAACAGGGAGTGCTGTTACTGACAAAGTTTCAGATGAAGAGAATGCAGAGCATGAAGTTGCTCAGGATCCTACAGAAAAAGTTGATGAAGCTAATAGTACTGGTAAGGAAAGAGTTCAGAAAGCCGCGGATTCCTATATTGAAGGCAAAGAAACACAAGAAGAGAGTGATGTAAAGCAATTAACAGAAGAAGTAGAAGTCGAAGGTTTAGTAAAAGTTTTGGGTGAAGGGAATGCGGAAAAGGTTGAGCATGAAATGGCTCCTGGTCCTACAGAAAAAGTTGATGAAGCTAATTGTACTGGTGAGGAAAGAGTTCAGACTGCCAAGGGTACCAATATAGAAGGCAAAGAAACACGAGAGGAAAGCCTAGACAGAACAAATCTTGAGGGAAGTACAGCAACAGAGGGTGATGTAAAACAAGTAACAGAAAAAGTAGAGGTCAAAGATTTGGTAAAAGGTGAAGTTTTGGGTGAAGGGGATGCGATTTATGAGCAGGGAGAAATAGATGTACTGGTGGAAGAAAAGGAGCCAGTGGCAAGTACAGGAAATAAGGAAAAGGTTGAGCATGAAATTGCTCCTGGTCCTTCAGAAAAAGTTGATGAAGCTAATTGTACTGGTGAGGGAAGAGTTCCGAAAGCAGAGGATACCCATATTGAAGGCAAAGAAACACAAGAGGAAAGCATAGACAGCACAAATGTGAAACAAATAACAGAAAAAGTAGAGGTTGAAGGTTTGGCAGTGGACAAAGTTTTGGAGGAAGAGAAGATGATTCCTGAGGAGGGAGAAGTAGATAAAATAATGGAGAACAAGGAGCCAGGGGCAAGTACAGGATCTGAGGAAAAGGTTGAACATGAAATTGCTCAGGGTCCTACAGAAAAAGTTGAAGAAAAAGTGAATCATGCTGGTGACGACAGAGTTAGGAGTGCTGAGGATATCAATACAAAAGGAACACAAGATGAAAACATAGACAGCACCGATATTATGGAAATTACAGTGACAGAGGGTGATGTAAAACAGGTAACAGAAAAAGTAGGGGATGAAAGTTTGGTTCAGTTAGAGAAGACAGGCATTACGGGTGAGTGCCAGGAGGAGTTGGATAGTGATGTAGTGAAGAGCAAAGACGGAAGTTCATGTGAGGTTCAGAAGGAGCACGAGGAACAGGAAGAGGTTACCATGGAAACCAAAGCAGAGCAGATAAAAGAGGAAGTGACCAGGGAATCTGTGACACCTTCCTTAGAACATGGGCAGGAATCCGGGGAGATTGAGGGTAGTGAAAATGCCCCACAAAGTATTGCGATTGGAGAACCAGAGACTTTATGCAATGACAGCACAGTCATGGAGGAGGTGACTGTGAGATCAGACATCCAGGCTGGCAATGAGAAACAAGAATTTGTTTCTTTAGAGACTGAAACAAAGCAGGAAGAAGTGGTCCTAGCAGGAGATGGAATGACCCCAACCATGGACCACCATGAGCTGGATTCCGAGGACAAAGGTGTAAGTGAGGAAGCCTTACCACACAGACCTGAGGATGAACCAGAAGTTAGTTGTGAAAGTGACACAACCAACAACAATGTAGAAGGAATGACTGATGAGAATGACAGTAAAGAAAAGCATGGAGAAGATTTGACGGCTTCGTGTTTTGTAGAAGAAGTAGACCAAGGAGAAGTCTCAATACCTCTGGAAGATAAGGGTGGAGATATTGAGGAAGCCAAGAACGAGGTAGGCAACAGCAGCCAAAAGGATGAAGGAGAAGGACTTAAACAAGACGACTTGAAGGAAGATTCTGAAAAGAAAGTGCAGAGTCAGAAAACTGAAGACCAAAACAAAGAAGATAAACTTGAAAATGAAACCAATTTAAAAAGTCGGACTGCAGCAGAGCAGGGTGTTGAAGGAATAGCAAATGTTGAAACTGTACAGGAAAATATCATGGGTAGAGTCATAGCTCAAGGGTCTGGAGATGATGTAAAAGAGGAACCTTTGTTTGGTGGAGAGGGTCAAAAAGTAATTTCAGAAGACTACATTAAGACCATTGAAGAAGAAACGAGAACTGTAAACAAGGAAGTGAAGGGAACAGAGAGTCAAAACATAGATCCAGCAGTTGTTAAAGACGTCTTTGAGTCTAAGGGAGAAACAATAGTTCAGTGTGAAATCTGTGTGGAGAAAGTAGAGGTTGAACTTGACCACCAAGACAATTATTTAGATGAAGAAATACACCCTGAGAACCTTGAAACAGTTGGCACTGTCGCAGAGGATAGTAAACCCAGTGATAACTCTGAACTGGCACCAGCAGACAAAGTGGTGTCACAAAGTACCGTAGAAGTAGAGACCCTTAAAGATGAGAAAATCAATCAGGGTCTTGAGCCAACAATCACAGCGGCAGATAATATCAAATCAGAATGTATGTTGCCTGATGGCAGTGAGCAGGAGAAAACTGATGAACTGATTGGCAAAGATGAAACAGTCATTCAGCAAACTACAGCCGATATAAGCGAAGATGCTATATTGGAGGAAATGGCTACTGCTGAGAAGAAAGTTGATGTATTTAATttggagaaagaaagagagagtaAAGACCAGAAACATGAACACCAAGACGAGGCCCAGGAAGTGAAGCAAGAGGTAACTTCAAAAGAAGAGGTAAAAGAAAAGAGTACGGAAAAAGTGGAGGAGAACATTCCTGACGACATCCAAGAAAAAGAGCAAGCACCTGCTAAAGAGGAAAAGCAGGATGAGACACAGCTCACACAAAAGGAAGAGGAGAAAGGcgaggcagaggaggaggaggaggaggaggaggagggggaagagGACAATGAGGAAGACGAGGAAGGAGAGAAATTCGAGTTTGATGATGAAGTGGGACAGGATTTGGAGGAATCGGATCAGAAAGTTTGCCTAGAAGATCCACTTAAGGAAAAAGAGACACAGCAACAGGGTGCTGAAACAAACGATAGTAGTCCTGTGACCAAGACTGATAGTCAAGATAAAGAACAAAGAAGTGAGAAGGGAGATGTAGATCAGCTTAAAACTCAAGATTCAGAAAGTGAAAAGACAGGGGGAGAGCAAAACCAAAAGGAAATGGAGGAGGTGTGTTCTGCTGGTAGTCAGGGAAGTGTGAAGGAGTCGGGAGAGAGAGGGCAGCAGGGTGAGGACGGGAACAAGCAAGGGGACATAGGGAGGGAGCTCGAGAAGGAGCTGGGAGAGGGTACGAAAAGGCAAAGTATCTCTGAAGACAGTGTAGGGGAACCCGTGGGGCAGACACCAGACAGCGTACAGGATACGGAGGACAGCAAGTCAGGAAGTACTGAGGATCTTGGAAAGCAAGATGCAGCCAAGGGGAGTAAGAAAGGAAAGGGGAAAAATAAGGATGATTGTCGGATATCATGA